ACAAACTCGGAGGTTCCCTTGGGCAGCCCTAGCAGCTTTACTTGTCGTTGGTTTTATTTTAAGTGCCATGATTTTGCCTTCACTAGGAACAGCACGAGATAAAGCAGTTGCAAAAAGTCGCTATAATGATTACAAGCAGCAACTGCTAGAAGTAGAAATGGAGAAAATGGAGCTGGAAGAACGTGTTGCGGAATTAAGTGCGGATAGATATTCGAATGTATCAAGTATGCAAGCTGACATGGACGCTACAAAAGGTGGCCAATTACCGCCACCGCCACCGCCACCGCCACCGCCACCCGTAGAGGCTGGTTTTGAGGTCTATGATTCGGCGGTAGCAAGTGAAAAAGTAGATAGTTCATCAATGGATGTTCGACCTTCTTCTGCGCCAATGCAGTCTTCAAAAATGTATTCTGCGCGATCCGCAAAAAAACCGGCATTAAAGAAATATGGTGGCTCTAAAATGGCGAAAGCTAAGAAAAGTGGTGATGAAGACGTGGATATCTTTAGCGATGATAGCAAAGGCCAATCAGCTCAGTTGCGAGCTATGAAAGAAAAACTCGAAGAATACCAAGTTAAGGCCGAAGAATTAGAGCTTAACCTCGATGAAGCCAATGGGGAAATTAATGAACTGAAAAATACCGTTGGCAAAAAAGATACTGAAATCGCTCGAATAGAGCGTCAAGTCGAGTTATTGGTGCCAGATGAGGATGCCGTCGGAGATGTCTCTGGTTTCGCGGACGATGGTTTTGCTGATGGCGGCTTTGACGACAGTTTTGGTGATGAAGAGATTCACGTTAGCGGTGGTATTAGCATTAAGAAAAAGACTTACGCAATACCTAAGTCAACGTATGAACCCTCACAAGCGCTCGGTTTTTCATCGCAAGAAAAAGAAGATGACTACGATCAGAGAATTGTGATAGATGCCCTCGAACTCAAGGATGAGAGTCTTGATTCAGCGGTTAGTAAAATCAAAGAATTGTCAAAGCTCAATGATCCCACGGGTGAGGGCCTAAATATTATCTTACGAGTGGATGGTAACTCCGTACCAGCAACTGCACCCTTTGACGAAGAAGATGCTTTTGGCGAAGAAGATGCTTTTGGAGATGAAGCCCTCATAGAAGAATCAGAAGAACAAGAGGCAGGCGTTAGCTTAAAACTTAACGATGTCCCAGCACAGAAAGCCATTGAATTATTAGCAGAACAGCAAGGACTTAAACTCAAAAGAACAGAACACGCCTATATTCTAGCGGATAAAAGCATTCCTTTAGATACAATGGAAGTGAGGTTTCTTGATGTCTCGATAGAGGTACATGAAGAGGTGGCTCAAAATGGAGGGGATTATCGCAAGTACCTAGAAAGTCAGGGCTTTCAGTTTGACGCTGGATCTGAGGTAGACTTTGTAGAATCGGTCAATCGTTTAGTCATTAAAAACACACCCGAACAAAATAGTAAGATAGCCTCACACTTGGAGCAAGTTAATGAACGAGCTCAAGAAAAGAAAAAAGAATCTCAAAAAGCTAGAGAACGACTCAAGCAACTAAAAAGCCAGCAATCAAATCTCCCATCAGTTGCCTTGCCTTCGCCCTTGTTCTTTGAAGGGATGATTGATGCCAAAGAGACCAATTTGAGCACTTTTGCAATTGATGTGGATACGGCGAGTTATACGGCAGCAAGATCTGAAATTCGCGCAGGTCGCAAAGTAGAAGCGAGCCATGTACGAATTGAAGAATTTATTAATAATTTTGATTATCATTATAGCGTGCCCAAGAAAGAAGCATTTAAGATCGATAGTGAATTGAGTGATCACAAAGTTTACGCAGGTGTTAAGTTGCTGAGAGTGGGTGTTCAGGGACAACGTTTGGGGGCTGATTCACAGAAACCAGGCTCATACACATTTGTGATTGATAATAGTGGTTCCATGGCCGCCGAAAATCGCTTGCCACTGATTCAAAAGACTTTGCCCAATATGTTTAAGGCAATGAATCAGGATGATGAAGTGACAATTTTGAGCTGTGAGGGCGGGGTGACAAACCTGGCGAATCGGATCACCGCTAGCAATCATTCTCAACTTGAAACGGCGGTGAAAAATATTGAAGCGGGAACCGTGGCCAACTTAAGTGTAGGCATTGAAGAGGCCTATAAGTTAGCGGCACAAAATTTCCGCAGTGGCGCAGTGAATCGGGTCATCTTGTTATCAGATGGGATCGCAAGTTTGGGCGAGAAAGAAGCTCAAGAAGTTCTCAAAACCGTGAGTCAGTATCGCAAGCAAGGCATTGGCAATACAGTGATCGGCGTTGGTTCTGAAGATTATGATGATAGCTTTTTGGAGACCCTAGCCAACAAGGGCGATGGCGTTTATTACTTTGGCGATAGTAAAGAACAAATGAACGATATCCTGGTGAATAATTTTGAGGCTTCCTTCAAGACAATTGCGAGGGATGTAAAAATCCAACTGGAATTTAATCCACAGGCTGTGCGGTCCTATCGCTTACTAGGTTATGAAAAACGTCGCTTAGCGAATAAAGACTTCCGCAATGATAAAGTGGATGCGGGTGAAATTGGTGCGGGTCAAAGTGTAACGGCACTCTATGAACTAGTGGTCAATGAAAATACCCAAGAGGCTAAGTTAGGTGCGGTAAACTTACGCTATAAAAACTTAGAAAACGAGTTGGTCACCGAGATCAATAAAGAGATTAAAGCTCAGCAAAATGTGAGCTTCCCCGAAAGCCAAAGCTCGATGCGTTTAGCTTGGTGTGCGGCCACTTTTGCACGCCTTTTGAAAAATAATGGCAAGGGTGAATTGCGTTTTGATCAACTGGCGGCCGAAGTGGATAAAATTCTTCTAGAGCGCCCCCAAGATCAAAAGATTCAAGAATTTAAAGACCTCATCATTCGCTGTCAGTCTTTGTACTAATATCAAATTTTTAATAAAAGGAGTCAAGAGATGAAAAGGTTAATTTTTTTATTGATCAGTTTATGTTTCTGTTTAAATGTCCATGCCTATTGGCCTTGGAGTCAGGATGAAAAAATCACTAATAAACTGACGGTGCAGAAGCTCGATTTTCGCATTGAAGAACAACAATTCCACATAGAGGCGGAATACCTCATTAGCGGAATGAAAGGTCATCGTTTTGACTTGGGCGGCGGCATGTCGATTCAAAGCTTTAGCTATCATAAAGACCTTGAAATGACGCGCGAGAAAAACCGCTATTACCTGCAATTAAAAGCTAATGTTAAGCCGCTGAAATACACAGTTCAATATCAGGGATCAGTAGAGAAGCATGGGAT
This genomic stretch from Lentisphaera araneosa HTCC2155 harbors:
- a CDS encoding YfbK domain-containing protein, whose protein sequence is MNNNIKNCEEISKLLPALCFDELKQDFADEIHHHLADCESCMDEYLALSMALQKSKAAVTEEDLCLGDNQRSEIRKLAWAAELKLENPKIAESAKEETDLGRLASQGKQTRRFPWAALAALLVVGFILSAMILPSLGTARDKAVAKSRYNDYKQQLLEVEMEKMELEERVAELSADRYSNVSSMQADMDATKGGQLPPPPPPPPPPPVEAGFEVYDSAVASEKVDSSSMDVRPSSAPMQSSKMYSARSAKKPALKKYGGSKMAKAKKSGDEDVDIFSDDSKGQSAQLRAMKEKLEEYQVKAEELELNLDEANGEINELKNTVGKKDTEIARIERQVELLVPDEDAVGDVSGFADDGFADGGFDDSFGDEEIHVSGGISIKKKTYAIPKSTYEPSQALGFSSQEKEDDYDQRIVIDALELKDESLDSAVSKIKELSKLNDPTGEGLNIILRVDGNSVPATAPFDEEDAFGEEDAFGDEALIEESEEQEAGVSLKLNDVPAQKAIELLAEQQGLKLKRTEHAYILADKSIPLDTMEVRFLDVSIEVHEEVAQNGGDYRKYLESQGFQFDAGSEVDFVESVNRLVIKNTPEQNSKIASHLEQVNERAQEKKKESQKARERLKQLKSQQSNLPSVALPSPLFFEGMIDAKETNLSTFAIDVDTASYTAARSEIRAGRKVEASHVRIEEFINNFDYHYSVPKKEAFKIDSELSDHKVYAGVKLLRVGVQGQRLGADSQKPGSYTFVIDNSGSMAAENRLPLIQKTLPNMFKAMNQDDEVTILSCEGGVTNLANRITASNHSQLETAVKNIEAGTVANLSVGIEEAYKLAAQNFRSGAVNRVILLSDGIASLGEKEAQEVLKTVSQYRKQGIGNTVIGVGSEDYDDSFLETLANKGDGVYYFGDSKEQMNDILVNNFEASFKTIARDVKIQLEFNPQAVRSYRLLGYEKRRLANKDFRNDKVDAGEIGAGQSVTALYELVVNENTQEAKLGAVNLRYKNLENELVTEINKEIKAQQNVSFPESQSSMRLAWCAATFARLLKNNGKGELRFDQLAAEVDKILLERPQDQKIQEFKDLIIRCQSLY